One window of Thermodesulfobacteriota bacterium genomic DNA carries:
- the cobA gene encoding uroporphyrinogen-III C-methyltransferase codes for MNVGPIGKVYLVGAGPGDPELITVKGLKLIQEADAIVYDFLVSQELLSLARKEAELICVGKSPKYHTLKQEEINRLLAEKARQHRIVVRLKNGDPFVFGRGAEESLFLTEQNIPFEIVSGVSSAIAVPASAGVPLTHREFASSVAIITGHRRNDGEIPVVNADTLVFLMPVANLERIVQRLIEAGRDPDTPCALVEKGTLPEQRVIQGDLSDIVERSRAEKVKAPAVFVVGEVVKLRIPWRDPIKA; via the coding sequence ATGAATGTAGGTCCCATTGGAAAGGTCTATCTCGTGGGAGCAGGCCCGGGAGACCCTGAACTGATCACGGTTAAGGGATTGAAACTGATCCAAGAAGCCGATGCGATCGTCTACGATTTCTTGGTGAGCCAGGAGCTTCTCTCCCTGGCAAGGAAAGAGGCGGAACTGATCTGCGTCGGAAAATCTCCGAAGTACCACACCCTGAAGCAGGAGGAGATCAACCGGCTCCTCGCGGAAAAGGCCAGGCAGCATCGGATCGTCGTCCGTCTGAAGAACGGCGATCCCTTCGTCTTCGGCCGTGGAGCCGAGGAGTCGCTCTTTCTAACGGAGCAGAACATCCCTTTCGAGATCGTCTCAGGGGTGAGTTCTGCGATTGCCGTTCCCGCTTCTGCCGGAGTGCCTTTAACCCATCGGGAGTTTGCCTCTTCGGTGGCCATCATCACCGGCCATCGGAGGAACGACGGAGAGATCCCAGTGGTCAACGCCGATACCCTCGTCTTCCTGATGCCGGTCGCCAACCTCGAAAGGATCGTCCAGCGCCTCATAGAAGCCGGAAGGGATCCAGACACTCCCTGTGCCTTGGTCGAGAAGGGGACCCTCCCGGAACAGAGAGTGATCCAAGGGGATCTCTCCGACATAGTGGAGCGATCGAGGGCTGAAAAGGTGAAGGCCCCCGCCGTCTTCGTCGTGGGCGAGGTGGTCAAATTGAGAATTCCATGGAGGGACCCGATCAAGGCATGA
- a CDS encoding bifunctional precorrin-2 dehydrogenase/sirohydrochlorin ferrochelatase, with protein MRYYPVLLDIRGKRCVVFGGGKVAERKVGNLLHCGAKVKVISPRLTDRLSKMAKGRRIEYLEGEYRPGLIEGAFLVFAATSSRKANARIGREAKRLGVPVNVCDSAGESTFILPAVLRKRGLTIGVSTGGVSPARSVEVRNTLKRLIEEGCLSKGKRYQLKKRESST; from the coding sequence ATGAGATATTATCCCGTCCTCCTCGACATCCGGGGAAAGAGGTGCGTCGTCTTTGGCGGTGGGAAAGTAGCCGAAAGAAAGGTCGGGAACCTCCTCCATTGCGGGGCGAAGGTCAAGGTGATCAGCCCGAGGCTGACCGATCGACTCTCGAAGATGGCCAAGGGGAGAAGGATCGAGTATCTCGAAGGAGAGTACCGTCCCGGTCTCATCGAAGGAGCCTTTCTCGTCTTCGCGGCCACCTCGTCGAGAAAGGCAAACGCCCGGATCGGACGAGAGGCGAAGCGATTGGGGGTTCCGGTCAACGTCTGCGATTCGGCCGGGGAGTCCACCTTCATCCTTCCCGCCGTCCTCCGAAAGAGAGGCCTGACCATCGGAGTCTCCACCGGTGGCGTCTCTCCGGCGAGGTCAGTCGAGGTCAGGAATACCCTGAAGAGACTGATAGAAGAAGGTTGCCTTTCGAAAGGAAAGCGATATCAACTGAAGAAGAGGGAGAGTTCGACATGA